One Roseimaritima multifibrata DNA window includes the following coding sequences:
- a CDS encoding NAD/NADP-dependent octopine/nopaline dehydrogenase family protein codes for MQIAILGSGNGGCAMAFDFSQHGHTVRLFDFDRFPKNTNAISEAGGIHSEDQLKGFAPIEYAGADIAHVLDGAEMIFAVGPAYSTAPFAEACKPHLRPGQTVVICPSSCGGSFEFVKAAEIDLENDGIIVAETSTLPYAVRLTEPGKIRVFLKLKAGVFLAAHPAKNTDQVLSRVKDVYPCISPATNVLQTSLQNGNPVIHPAVTLLNAALIERTGGDFFFYEEGVTPAVGRLMEAIDKERVAIGSKLGLQIIPDPELGCLQGYMQIADYDKGFSTARGFAGIKAQSELDNRYFQEDVGYGLVFLKSLGEQLNVDVSNISALIQIVSVLMDRDYLAEAPRTMDRYGLGEHSADQLTQMLK; via the coding sequence ATGCAGATTGCTATCTTGGGTTCCGGCAATGGTGGCTGCGCCATGGCCTTTGATTTTTCTCAGCACGGACATACCGTACGACTGTTCGACTTTGATCGGTTTCCCAAAAATACTAACGCTATTAGTGAAGCGGGCGGCATCCATTCCGAAGATCAACTAAAAGGTTTTGCGCCGATAGAGTACGCCGGAGCGGATATTGCCCATGTGCTAGACGGGGCCGAAATGATCTTTGCTGTGGGACCTGCTTACAGCACTGCTCCTTTTGCAGAAGCGTGCAAACCACATCTACGCCCAGGGCAAACCGTGGTGATCTGCCCAAGTTCTTGCGGCGGCAGCTTTGAATTCGTCAAAGCCGCTGAAATCGATCTTGAAAACGATGGAATTATCGTGGCCGAGACCTCCACGTTGCCCTATGCCGTGCGGTTGACAGAACCTGGAAAAATTCGCGTCTTCCTAAAATTGAAAGCGGGCGTCTTTCTGGCGGCTCATCCTGCCAAAAACACCGATCAGGTGCTCAGCCGTGTGAAGGACGTCTACCCGTGTATTAGTCCGGCGACAAACGTCTTACAAACCAGTTTGCAAAACGGCAACCCCGTAATCCATCCAGCGGTCACCCTGTTAAACGCTGCCTTGATTGAACGCACCGGCGGCGATTTCTTCTTCTATGAAGAGGGAGTCACACCCGCAGTCGGACGATTGATGGAGGCGATCGACAAAGAACGGGTCGCAATCGGAAGCAAGTTGGGACTGCAGATTATCCCCGACCCAGAACTGGGGTGCCTACAAGGCTACATGCAGATCGCCGACTATGACAAAGGTTTCTCGACCGCTCGAGGATTTGCAGGAATCAAGGCACAAAGCGAACTTGATAACCGCTATTTCCAAGAAGATGTTGGCTATGGGTTGGTCTTCCTGAAGTCCTTGGGTGAACAATTGAATGTCGATGTTTCCAATATTTCCGCCCTGATCCAAATCGTTTCGGTTTTGATGGACCGAGACTATCTGGCAGAGGCCCCACGAACGATGGACCGCTATGGACTAGGGGAACATTCAGCGGACCAACTGACGCAAATGCTGAAGTAG
- a CDS encoding PA4780 family RIO1-like protein kinase, which produces MKVPKRIQPLIEDGLVDKVLGSLMSGKEAQVFLVRCGEETRCAKVYKDVAKRSFKNAVQYQEGRKIRNSRRQRAIEKRSKFGRDQQEVVWQQTEVDALYKLAEAGVRVPKAYGFFDGVLLMELITDGEGGVAPRLNDITMSAEQAIKDHATVMTYVLRMLCAGLVHGDLSEFNVLQDETGPVIIDFPQVVSASGNNNAKDMLLRDVRNITQYYAQYAPELANSHYAEEMWELHEKSELDPDLKLTGKFKFSTKSADVDSILHMIDIAYEEELDRRNREENG; this is translated from the coding sequence TTGAAAGTCCCTAAGCGTATTCAGCCACTTATCGAAGACGGGCTTGTCGACAAGGTCCTGGGATCGCTGATGAGCGGCAAAGAAGCCCAGGTCTTTCTTGTCCGCTGCGGCGAAGAGACTCGCTGTGCCAAGGTGTATAAAGATGTGGCGAAACGGAGCTTCAAGAATGCGGTGCAGTACCAGGAAGGCCGTAAAATCCGGAACAGCCGCCGGCAACGGGCAATCGAAAAGCGTTCCAAATTTGGCCGAGACCAGCAGGAAGTCGTCTGGCAACAGACCGAAGTGGACGCACTGTATAAACTTGCCGAAGCGGGTGTCCGAGTCCCCAAGGCATACGGCTTCTTCGATGGCGTGCTATTGATGGAGCTGATCACTGACGGAGAGGGGGGCGTGGCACCGCGGCTGAACGACATCACCATGTCGGCCGAGCAAGCCATAAAAGATCACGCCACCGTCATGACCTATGTACTGCGCATGCTGTGTGCCGGCTTGGTCCACGGTGATCTATCGGAGTTCAATGTCCTCCAGGATGAAACGGGCCCCGTCATTATCGATTTCCCACAGGTCGTCAGTGCCTCGGGAAACAACAATGCGAAGGACATGTTGCTGCGTGACGTTCGCAATATCACACAGTACTACGCGCAGTACGCTCCCGAATTAGCGAATTCCCATTACGCCGAAGAGATGTGGGAACTACACGAAAAGAGTGAACTGGATCCCGATCTGAAACTGACCGGCAAATTCAAATTTTCAACAAAGTCAGCCGACGTCGATTCGATCCTTCACATGATCGACATCGCCTACGAAGAAGAACTTGACCGCCGCAACCGAGAAGAAAACGGCTGA
- a CDS encoding M14 family zinc carboxypeptidase, which yields MFVKKNYQSVLIAAAIWVCQLSSTVVAAELNVSDFSFDGEYGSAGASLEKLGSNHFLIRLKSVPEFPAWTNMVQFVIKSNAKGNPLQIDLEVPPSGKGLNEKGVRGFVSWSANQEHWNPIPRTLIERDGKKYVSLVFPEFTHDKIYVGGEVPLSYDRCVALLKEFQLDPNAELHEIGKSVEGRAIYRLTVTDPAGPVPAEKRWAHHFVNQHCYEYNAQWRMIGMIRYLLSEAGAECRQQHVWHFVVQMNVDGPASGLGRVNLQGRDMNRSYSAKGSGVENQAYESFAVQRDLERLMTSETPITTTWSMHTWDGPVVETMVRPGSEMGSKVGEWKELRDIIGELDTKGQFKKLYSLGDKGLTPKAWCSGTYVQFGVTAFCCEGGGHIMRLEQTLHTGEVLAKALHQFYGKTTP from the coding sequence ATGTTTGTTAAGAAGAACTATCAGTCCGTTTTGATTGCCGCCGCTATTTGGGTTTGCCAGCTGTCGTCTACAGTGGTCGCCGCGGAACTGAATGTCTCTGACTTTAGCTTTGACGGTGAGTATGGGTCCGCGGGGGCCTCCCTTGAAAAATTGGGAAGTAACCATTTCTTGATCCGCCTGAAATCGGTGCCAGAATTTCCAGCTTGGACAAACATGGTTCAGTTTGTCATCAAAAGCAATGCAAAGGGAAATCCATTGCAGATTGATTTGGAAGTGCCACCGTCGGGGAAAGGGTTAAACGAAAAGGGGGTGCGAGGATTTGTCAGTTGGTCCGCGAATCAAGAACATTGGAATCCCATTCCGCGAACGCTTATCGAACGTGATGGAAAAAAATACGTCAGTTTAGTTTTCCCTGAATTCACGCATGACAAGATTTATGTCGGTGGTGAAGTTCCGCTTTCCTACGATCGCTGCGTTGCACTGCTGAAGGAGTTCCAGTTGGACCCCAATGCTGAGTTGCATGAAATTGGGAAATCTGTTGAAGGGCGAGCCATCTATCGTCTGACAGTCACCGATCCTGCCGGCCCCGTTCCTGCAGAGAAACGTTGGGCGCATCATTTCGTCAATCAGCATTGCTATGAATACAACGCTCAGTGGCGAATGATCGGCATGATCCGCTATTTGTTAAGCGAAGCAGGTGCCGAATGCCGTCAACAGCACGTCTGGCATTTTGTTGTGCAGATGAATGTCGACGGGCCCGCTTCGGGGTTGGGACGAGTGAATTTGCAGGGCCGTGATATGAACCGATCCTATTCGGCGAAAGGGTCGGGGGTTGAGAATCAAGCCTATGAATCATTCGCCGTCCAGCGGGATCTTGAGCGGTTGATGACGTCGGAAACGCCAATCACGACTACATGGTCGATGCATACCTGGGATGGTCCCGTCGTTGAAACGATGGTTCGCCCAGGCTCCGAAATGGGCTCGAAGGTTGGCGAGTGGAAAGAGCTGCGTGACATCATCGGCGAGTTGGATACCAAGGGGCAATTTAAAAAATTGTATAGCCTTGGTGATAAGGGGCTCACACCCAAAGCTTGGTGCAGCGGAACGTATGTTCAATTTGGTGTTACCGCCTTTTGTTGCGAGGGTGGCGGGCACATTATGCGTCTGGAGCAGACACTACATACCGGCGAAGTGCTGGCCAAGGCACTGCACCAGTTTTATGGAAAAACCACGCCGTAA
- a CDS encoding Na+/H+ antiporter NhaC family protein, producing MKGNPPVGIEVEIGFLSLLPVVVALAVAFVLKDAVISLLIGCIVGVVLAGYDPVSGLAQLLRHSLGNEDFIWVMLIELSVGILIAFYIRVGAIQAFTAWALEKVRSPRAATGFAWILGGCVFFSDYFSPLFSGPITRPLTDRHKVSREMLAYILDSGSAPICTLIPVSGWAVYIAALLQGYGPIDTAEQGMAVFIQSIPYNIYGWLTVIMAGLIAFQIFPNFGPMRKAEKRARTTGKVLRDGATPLTGIEFDLISPSDRGTPNLLLFFLIPNLMIIGISLGTFWFIGSTMILEAFLAAIGYMAIAMALGKHFSSVKEGMSVAISGMKAVLPAVLILAAAYCINSISKSLGAPQFVLSSVGPWMTAGLLPLMTFGTAALISFFTGTSWGTYAILTPFVMPLSLALSGDLVSSSVLVTIGALTGGALFGDHCSPISDTTCLASFGAGADHMDHVTTQLPYALLTATLAGAIYLVAGHYFLGAI from the coding sequence ATGAAAGGCAACCCGCCAGTGGGTATCGAAGTTGAGATCGGATTTTTATCGTTACTGCCTGTCGTGGTTGCGTTGGCCGTTGCGTTTGTGCTGAAAGACGCCGTCATATCCTTATTGATCGGATGCATCGTCGGCGTGGTTCTGGCAGGATACGATCCGGTTTCCGGGTTGGCGCAACTGCTGCGGCACTCGCTGGGGAACGAAGACTTTATTTGGGTGATGTTGATCGAACTTTCGGTCGGCATATTGATTGCCTTTTACATTCGCGTCGGAGCGATACAGGCATTTACCGCTTGGGCGTTGGAGAAAGTTCGATCCCCACGAGCGGCGACAGGTTTTGCCTGGATCCTGGGTGGTTGTGTCTTTTTCAGTGACTACTTCAGCCCTTTGTTCAGCGGGCCGATCACACGTCCGCTGACGGATCGGCATAAGGTGTCACGTGAAATGCTCGCTTACATCCTTGATTCGGGAAGCGCTCCGATCTGCACGTTGATTCCTGTCAGCGGCTGGGCGGTCTATATCGCAGCCCTGCTTCAAGGCTATGGCCCCATCGATACAGCCGAACAAGGAATGGCGGTATTCATACAGTCGATTCCCTACAACATCTATGGTTGGTTGACCGTGATCATGGCGGGATTGATCGCATTCCAAATTTTCCCAAATTTTGGACCGATGCGAAAAGCCGAAAAGCGAGCCCGAACGACAGGCAAAGTGCTTCGCGACGGAGCAACACCATTGACCGGAATCGAATTCGATTTGATTTCGCCCAGCGATCGTGGAACGCCCAATTTGCTTCTTTTTTTCCTGATTCCCAATCTGATGATTATCGGCATTTCGCTTGGGACATTCTGGTTTATCGGATCGACGATGATCCTGGAGGCGTTCCTCGCAGCCATCGGTTATATGGCGATTGCGATGGCCCTTGGAAAGCACTTCAGCAGCGTTAAAGAGGGGATGTCGGTTGCGATCAGCGGGATGAAAGCCGTCCTGCCCGCAGTCCTAATTTTAGCCGCAGCCTACTGCATTAATTCGATCTCAAAATCATTGGGAGCTCCTCAGTTTGTGCTCTCAAGCGTTGGTCCCTGGATGACCGCCGGCCTGCTACCACTGATGACGTTTGGTACCGCGGCATTGATCTCATTTTTCACGGGAACGTCGTGGGGAACCTACGCGATCTTAACTCCATTTGTGATGCCGCTATCGTTGGCCCTGTCGGGTGATCTTGTCTCCAGCAGTGTGCTGGTGACGATCGGTGCACTCACCGGAGGCGCATTGTTTGGCGATCATTGCTCACCGATTTCCGACACCACCTGCTTGGCATCGTTTGGCGCAGGCGCCGACCACATGGATCACGTCACCACCCAGCTGCCTTATGCCCTCCTAACCGCAACGCTGGCGGGAGCCATTTATCTAGTAGCAGGGCACTACTTCCTTGGGGCGATTTGA
- a CDS encoding aspartate/glutamate racemase family protein: MMNRDSVKDPQADGGPDAALGVLCWQEAGCPRGLQQLETLTGNSTNADSYRYPVLFRRVPGANLDSVVLSPDFRVMQAMIDAAHELVQAGAKAITTSCGFNAVFQQEIAAALDVPVFTSALLQIPFVRAMLGVDKEIVVITASGRSLTKRHFESVGVSDLRGLKVIGLEDNKQWNKIFSAPEEEIDIRQFRADLVQLACRASQQGTTRAFVLECTDLPPFANDISQATGLPVFDFISMSNFVFNATNHS; the protein is encoded by the coding sequence ATGATGAATCGTGACTCGGTAAAGGATCCGCAAGCAGATGGGGGCCCCGACGCAGCGCTGGGCGTGTTGTGTTGGCAGGAGGCTGGGTGTCCGCGCGGGCTTCAGCAATTAGAAACGCTGACTGGAAATAGCACCAATGCGGATTCCTATCGCTATCCTGTCTTGTTTCGACGGGTGCCGGGGGCCAACCTCGATTCGGTAGTGTTGTCGCCCGATTTTCGTGTCATGCAAGCGATGATTGATGCCGCCCATGAACTGGTGCAGGCTGGCGCGAAAGCGATCACGACCAGTTGTGGGTTTAACGCGGTCTTTCAGCAGGAGATTGCAGCTGCGTTGGACGTGCCTGTGTTCACTTCAGCTCTCCTTCAGATTCCATTCGTCCGTGCGATGCTGGGGGTGGACAAAGAGATTGTTGTTATCACCGCGAGTGGTCGCTCGTTGACAAAACGGCATTTTGAAAGCGTCGGTGTGTCCGACCTGCGTGGTTTGAAGGTGATCGGATTGGAGGATAACAAGCAGTGGAACAAAATCTTTTCCGCTCCCGAAGAAGAGATTGACATTCGTCAGTTTCGTGCCGACCTCGTGCAACTTGCTTGTCGTGCTTCGCAACAGGGAACAACCCGGGCGTTCGTCCTTGAGTGCACCGATCTGCCGCCATTTGCAAATGATATCAGCCAGGCTACGGGCTTGCCGGTTTTCGATTTTATTTCGATGTCCAACTTCGTGTTCAACGCCACCAATCATTCTTGA
- a CDS encoding efflux transporter outer membrane subunit: protein MQFKRYSLNLIPDVIVRPASKVATNVLTFCMAGIVVLSGCTTSLRQWKQNGFKVGPNYNRPVALVESDWIDYAVDDRVLQVSDDSDMWWHVFNDPVLDDLIETASESNLTLRTVGTRITQAQAVRGIAAGNLFPQVQQMFGGYDRVQVSRNIANSAPIKHFDQWDTGANLSWEIDFWGRYRRSLESADSALDASVEGYDNVLVLLLADVASSYVQIRTLQEELRLVNENVALQKESLRIADAQFQSGAADQSDVLQLRNNVQQTESLIPALEASLRQSNNALCILLGLPPQDLVAQLGTGPIPTAPKQVAVGMPAELLRRRPDIRQAERLVAAQSAQIGVAEAELYPAFGINGVLNWQADTLDGVFSPGSLAGSVGTGFSWNILNYGRIRNSVLLQDAKFQETVFSYQETVLKAQREAEDAIVGFLKSQDQTDKLQLAVADISELNDLLLVQANAGATDFNRVFVVQSQLTAQQDSLATSRGAIALNLIQIYRSLGGGWQIRLQPTSQPFAANVQGGEADQTLIGDGLISDPVPQPIETIEGN from the coding sequence ATGCAGTTCAAACGATACAGCCTAAATTTGATCCCTGACGTGATTGTGCGGCCTGCTAGCAAGGTTGCAACGAACGTACTTACATTCTGTATGGCCGGTATCGTTGTCTTGTCTGGATGCACGACCTCGTTGCGGCAATGGAAGCAAAATGGGTTTAAGGTTGGCCCGAACTACAACCGGCCGGTCGCGCTTGTTGAATCCGATTGGATCGATTATGCCGTCGATGATCGAGTCCTGCAGGTCTCCGATGACAGTGACATGTGGTGGCACGTCTTCAATGATCCGGTGCTGGATGATCTGATCGAAACCGCGTCTGAGTCGAATTTGACGCTACGCACCGTTGGGACTCGAATCACACAAGCACAAGCGGTGCGAGGGATTGCCGCCGGTAATCTGTTCCCGCAGGTGCAACAAATGTTTGGTGGATACGATCGGGTTCAGGTCAGTCGAAATATTGCGAACTCGGCACCCATTAAACACTTTGACCAGTGGGATACGGGCGCTAATTTGTCGTGGGAAATCGATTTCTGGGGACGTTATCGGCGGTCGTTGGAATCGGCCGACTCCGCTTTGGATGCCAGCGTAGAAGGTTACGACAATGTGCTGGTCCTATTGTTAGCCGATGTTGCGTCGTCGTACGTTCAGATTCGAACGCTACAGGAAGAGCTGCGACTGGTCAACGAAAACGTGGCGTTGCAAAAAGAGTCGCTGAGGATTGCGGATGCCCAGTTCCAATCCGGAGCGGCGGATCAGTCGGATGTGCTGCAATTGCGGAACAACGTTCAGCAGACCGAATCGCTAATTCCTGCACTGGAGGCGTCGCTGCGTCAATCGAACAATGCTTTGTGCATCCTGTTGGGCTTGCCTCCACAGGACCTGGTTGCACAGCTGGGGACCGGTCCTATTCCGACAGCGCCCAAGCAGGTCGCTGTGGGAATGCCAGCAGAACTGCTTAGACGCCGTCCGGATATCCGACAAGCGGAACGATTGGTGGCCGCTCAGTCGGCACAGATCGGAGTCGCTGAGGCTGAGCTCTACCCCGCATTTGGTATCAATGGAGTATTGAACTGGCAGGCAGACACACTGGATGGCGTCTTCTCACCGGGCAGTCTAGCTGGATCGGTTGGGACCGGATTCTCCTGGAACATTCTGAATTACGGTCGCATCAGGAATTCGGTCCTGCTGCAAGATGCAAAGTTTCAGGAGACGGTGTTTTCTTATCAGGAGACCGTGCTGAAGGCACAGCGTGAGGCAGAGGACGCCATCGTTGGTTTTCTCAAATCACAAGATCAAACAGACAAATTGCAGCTTGCCGTCGCCGATATTTCCGAGCTGAATGATCTATTACTTGTTCAGGCCAATGCGGGGGCGACCGACTTCAATCGTGTCTTCGTTGTCCAGTCTCAATTGACCGCCCAACAAGATAGTTTGGCGACCAGTCGTGGGGCGATCGCGCTGAATTTGATCCAGATTTATCGATCGCTTGGAGGCGGCTGGCAGATTCGGCTGCAGCCAACGTCGCAACCGTTTGCAGCTAATGTGCAAGGCGGGGAGGCCGATCAAACGTTGATCGGCGACGGACTTATCTCCGATCCCGTTCCGCAACCCATCGAAACGATTGAAGGAAACTAG
- a CDS encoding DUF1269 domain-containing protein: MASTIVVLKFHSPEGAEQGLAIAVDLQKQHLLEIQDVATVTWPEGKKKPKTVHGLDACGGAWYGAFWGMLIGCIFFAPFLGAAWGAAMGALSAKFADYGVGKDFIENVRGKVTEGSSALFLLVGQVTTDRVVEAFKSAPDFEVISTNLSEDQEEKLKEAFAH; the protein is encoded by the coding sequence ATGGCTTCGACAATTGTTGTCTTGAAATTCCATTCACCCGAAGGTGCCGAGCAAGGATTGGCCATCGCTGTCGATCTGCAAAAGCAACATCTACTTGAAATACAGGATGTTGCAACGGTGACATGGCCCGAGGGCAAGAAAAAACCGAAGACCGTTCACGGGCTGGATGCATGCGGCGGCGCCTGGTACGGCGCGTTTTGGGGCATGCTGATCGGCTGTATCTTCTTTGCTCCTTTCTTGGGGGCGGCTTGGGGGGCAGCCATGGGCGCACTCAGTGCGAAGTTTGCTGACTATGGTGTTGGCAAGGACTTTATCGAGAACGTGCGTGGCAAGGTCACCGAAGGTTCGTCCGCGTTGTTTTTACTGGTTGGTCAGGTAACGACCGATCGCGTTGTGGAAGCCTTTAAGTCCGCTCCTGATTTCGAAGTTATCTCGACGAACCTTTCGGAAGACCAAGAAGAAAAACTGAAGGAAGCGTTTGCCCACTAG
- a CDS encoding DUF1559 domain-containing protein — protein sequence MPSDKLTSRSRYSGTHGFTLVELLVVIAIIGVLVGLLLPAVQAAREAARRMSCTNNLKQIGLALHNYHDTFQTLPPGLIDDSSSQSSAVAGWGWCVFILPGIEQSALFDSMQVNQKTLNEHRGSTSETVTTVETTTPIAVFECPSDPGPSINVKRGGHAKSNYVGVFGSGFSTSSAGGGYHDSNAKSSQFNGMFAGNSRVRFRDIRDGLSNTFAVGEVQSDDKNAGVWVGNFGANRWGGVYFDARIGSLINATSGTNPSWASTANFSSFHPSGSQFVKADGSVGFVSENIDGRTYENLANRKDGNVIGEY from the coding sequence ATGCCCTCTGATAAACTCACATCCCGCTCCCGCTATTCTGGGACTCACGGCTTTACGCTTGTTGAACTTCTAGTGGTTATCGCCATTATCGGAGTCCTCGTTGGTTTGTTGCTGCCCGCGGTCCAGGCAGCTCGTGAAGCGGCTCGGCGGATGAGTTGCACGAATAACTTAAAGCAGATCGGTTTGGCGTTGCACAATTACCACGACACCTTTCAAACGCTCCCGCCAGGGTTAATCGATGATTCGAGCAGCCAGTCCAGTGCGGTTGCAGGCTGGGGATGGTGCGTCTTTATTTTGCCGGGGATTGAACAGTCGGCATTGTTCGATTCGATGCAAGTTAACCAGAAAACACTAAACGAACATCGTGGCAGTACCTCCGAAACGGTGACAACGGTCGAAACGACTACGCCAATAGCCGTGTTTGAGTGCCCTTCCGATCCAGGCCCAAGCATCAATGTCAAGCGTGGAGGGCATGCGAAATCGAACTATGTGGGCGTCTTCGGCAGCGGTTTTTCAACGTCCAGTGCCGGTGGCGGGTATCACGATTCAAATGCGAAAAGTTCTCAATTTAACGGAATGTTTGCGGGCAATAGTAGGGTTCGTTTTCGAGACATCCGCGATGGTTTGAGCAATACGTTTGCTGTTGGCGAGGTCCAGTCGGATGATAAGAACGCAGGCGTTTGGGTAGGAAACTTTGGGGCGAATCGTTGGGGAGGCGTATACTTCGACGCCCGGATTGGGTCGCTGATCAATGCGACCTCCGGGACCAATCCAAGCTGGGCAAGCACCGCCAACTTTAGTAGTTTTCATCCAAGTGGTAGCCAATTCGTCAAGGCGGACGGGTCGGTTGGTTTTGTCAGCGAAAATATTGACGGTCGAACGTACGAGAATCTAGCCAACCGCAAAGACGGTAACGTGATTGGCGAATACTAG
- a CDS encoding carboxypeptidase regulatory-like domain-containing protein, translating into MKISGTFSVLCAVVLLFVGCTGNSDRPELGLVTGVVTVGGEPVESLLVTFVPDEGRPSSGVTDALGQYELEYIGASMGAKLGHHQVRITTLDIGEPNRPTRELVPSKFNVQTELTAEVEADDNRFDFAL; encoded by the coding sequence ATGAAAATTTCAGGAACGTTTTCTGTTCTTTGTGCAGTTGTTTTGCTTTTTGTGGGATGCACTGGCAACAGTGATCGTCCTGAGCTTGGATTGGTTACGGGGGTTGTCACCGTGGGTGGCGAGCCGGTCGAGAGTTTGTTGGTAACGTTCGTTCCCGATGAAGGACGCCCTTCCTCGGGGGTGACCGACGCACTTGGGCAATACGAACTTGAGTACATTGGAGCGAGCATGGGGGCCAAGCTTGGGCACCATCAGGTTCGGATCACAACTCTGGACATCGGGGAACCCAATCGTCCGACTCGGGAGTTGGTACCAAGCAAGTTCAACGTTCAGACCGAACTTACGGCGGAGGTCGAGGCTGACGACAATCGATTTGACTTTGCGTTGTAG
- a CDS encoding AraC family transcriptional regulator, which yields MAIPRTETTSSRGERSVAILFDPEGSWSLAAIEGIAEYAKRHGGWRLLCAPRDSNGKLQLPPGWRGDGIISRFLSHQSRRQHLAYKIPIVDLETLTPGTYNPLIANVVTDDEARADLIVEHLLSLERDKLACFNPPHPQYSQHRVAKVQAKLQQAGHECDLFWKFQDKVWFKHDWESQQNLIRKWLLKLPANTGLFTADGRQGRLVTEWCHFLNLRVPEDLAVLTGDDDALLSAISSPPLSGIVLAAKQHGFEAAALLDQMLDGAAAPRQPIRIQPLHVAVRQSTDILKYDRPEVVQAIRFIRENASRGINVSDVLNQIPISRRSLEQLFLQTIGHTLGHEIRRVRFEKAKTQLANTDMTLERIAASCGYSSASQLCRRFQKMLGETPLSYRKRNS from the coding sequence ATGGCAATTCCGCGAACCGAAACAACTTCATCGCGCGGTGAACGATCGGTGGCAATCCTGTTTGACCCCGAGGGTTCATGGAGCCTTGCCGCGATTGAGGGTATCGCTGAATACGCGAAGCGACATGGTGGATGGAGACTGCTGTGTGCTCCTCGTGATTCGAATGGCAAACTGCAATTGCCGCCTGGCTGGCGAGGCGATGGAATCATTTCACGGTTCCTTTCTCATCAAAGCCGACGCCAGCACCTTGCCTACAAAATCCCCATCGTCGACTTAGAAACGCTTACACCGGGAACCTACAATCCACTCATTGCGAACGTGGTAACCGATGATGAAGCGCGTGCGGACTTGATTGTCGAACACCTACTATCACTGGAGCGTGACAAGCTAGCCTGCTTCAACCCTCCTCACCCACAATATTCACAGCATCGTGTTGCGAAGGTTCAAGCCAAACTACAACAGGCGGGGCACGAGTGCGATCTATTCTGGAAGTTCCAGGACAAGGTATGGTTCAAACATGACTGGGAATCCCAGCAGAATTTAATCCGAAAGTGGCTACTGAAACTACCAGCAAACACAGGCCTATTCACGGCGGATGGACGGCAAGGACGACTGGTCACAGAGTGGTGTCACTTCCTGAACCTCCGCGTCCCTGAGGACCTTGCCGTCCTTACCGGAGATGACGATGCCCTGCTTAGTGCGATTTCAAGCCCACCATTGTCCGGAATTGTACTGGCCGCAAAACAACATGGCTTTGAGGCGGCTGCTTTACTGGACCAAATGCTGGATGGAGCAGCAGCACCTCGGCAGCCCATTCGAATCCAACCACTGCACGTTGCGGTTCGTCAATCGACGGACATCCTAAAATACGACCGTCCAGAAGTGGTTCAAGCGATTCGGTTCATTCGCGAAAATGCCAGTCGAGGAATCAATGTTTCGGACGTCCTAAACCAGATCCCCATTTCTCGACGCTCACTAGAGCAACTATTCCTGCAGACAATCGGGCATACGCTGGGCCATGAAATACGCAGGGTTCGGTTTGAGAAGGCAAAGACTCAGCTAGCGAATACTGACATGACACTCGAACGCATTGCGGCGTCTTGCGGATATTCCAGTGCTTCGCAGCTTTGCCGTAGATTTCAAAAAATGCTTGGGGAGACACCTCTTTCCTACCGCAAACGAAATTCATAA